Within Amycolatopsis sp. cg5, the genomic segment GCGAACCGGATGGCGGCGTCTCTCGTGCGCGAGGGTGTGCGGCGCGGCGACGTCATCGGTGTCCACATGCGACGGTCAGCCGACGCGATCGTCGCGCTGCTGGGCATCCTCCAGGCGGGCGCGGCCTATCTCGCGCTGGACACCCGCTATCCCGACGAGCGCGTCAAGTTCATGCTGAGCGACGCCGGAGTCGACGTCGTGATCACCGAGGTCGGCAAACTCCTGCCCGGCGAAGCGGCCGTACACACCGACGGCGAAGACCTCGCCTACGTCGCGTACACCTCGGGTTCGACCGGCAAGCCCAAGGGCGTGATGGTCCCGCACCGCGGCGTCACGCGGCTCGTCATCGAACCCGATTTCGTCGACATCACCCCGGACGACGTGTTCCTCCAGCTCGCGCCGATCGCGTTCGACGCGTCGACGCTGGAGATCTGGGGCGCGCTGCTGAGCGGCGCGCAACTGGTCATCCCGCCCGCGGGCGACCTCTCGCTCAGCTCGCTGACCACGCACATCCGCGAGTCCGGGGTCACCGTGCTCTGGCTGACGGCCGGGTTGTTCCACCAGGTCGTCGACTTCGGCTTGGACGACCTCAAAGGCCTGCGCTACCTGCTCGCGGGCGGCGACGTGCTGTCCACGCCGCACGTCGCCAAGGCACTCGAAGCACTGCCTGAAACGGTGCTGGTCAACGGTTACGGCCCGACTGAGAACACGACTTTCACCTGCTGCCACCGGATCACCGCGGCGGACGGCCCGATTCCCATCGGCCGAGCCATCAACGGCACCACGGTGACCGTGCTCGACGAGCACCTCGAACCGTCGGACACCGGCGAGCTGTTCACCTCTGGAGACGGCCTCGCGCACGGCTACCTCGGCCGCCCCGCGCTGACCGCCGAGAAGTTCCTGCCCGCGCCCGGCGGCACGCGGATGTACCGCACCGGCGACCTCGTCCACAATGGACCGGAAATCGAGTTCGTCGGCCGTGCGGACCGCCAGGTCAAGATCCGCGGCTTCCGGATCGAACTCGGCGAGATCGAAGCCGCCGTCGCCGCGATACCCGAAGTCGCCCAGCACTGCCTGCTGATCAAGGACACCCCCGGCGGCAAGAGCATCCAGGCCGCGGTGGTGCTCGCGAGCGAGCTGTCCCTTTTGGACCTGCGCCGCACACTCGGCGAGACGCTGCCGTCGTACGCGGTGCCGTCGCTGGTGACCGTGGTCGACGCGCTGCCGCTGACCGTCAACGGCAAGGTCGACACCAAGGCGCTCGAAGCGAAGATCGGCACCGGCCGTCCCGACCTGATGTGCGACTACCGCGAACCATCCACCCCGGCCGAGAAGACGGTCGTCGAGCTGTGGTCGGACCACCTCGGCATCACCGGGATCGGCGCCGACGACGACTTCTTCGAGCTGGGCGGGCATTCGCTGCTCGGCGTGCGGATCATCGCCGACCTGCACCGCGAGTTCGGTGTCGAGGTCTCGCCGCGCACGTTCTACCTCAACCCAACGCCGGCGGGCATGGCCGAGGCCGTCACCCAAGAGGAGGCGGCGGCATGAGGATCACCAGCACCCCACGCGATGTCGACTTGTCCACAGTGGACTTGTTCGACCCGACGCTGTACTCGGACGGCGACCCGCACCCGATCTGGACGGTCATGCGCGAAACCGCGCCGCTGCACCGGCAGACGCTCAAAGACGGCCGCTCGTTCGCTTCGGTGACCAGGTACGCCGACGCCTGCAAGGTGCTCGGCGACTCGAAGGCGTTCACCTCCGAACGCGGCAGCCTGCTCGAACAGCTCGGCCACGGTGACGCGGCGGCGGGCCAGATGCTCGTCTCCACGGACGCGCCCCGGCACACCGCGCTGCGGCGGCCGTTGCAGAAGGCGATGACCCCGCGTGCGCTCGCCGCCTCGGCCGACCGCGTCCGCGCGGCGGCCAGGCGCGTCATCGAAACCACCGACGGCGACCTCGCGAAGACCGCGTTCGAGTTCCCGATGACGTTCACCGGCGCGCTGATGGGCCTGCCCGAGGCCGACTGGACCGACCTGGTGCAGTGGACCTCGATGGCCGCCGCA encodes:
- a CDS encoding AMP-binding protein; this encodes MSIVDRFRAKAAEFPDRTAVRDGESTLTYAELADRANRMAASLVREGVRRGDVIGVHMRRSADAIVALLGILQAGAAYLALDTRYPDERVKFMLSDAGVDVVITEVGKLLPGEAAVHTDGEDLAYVAYTSGSTGKPKGVMVPHRGVTRLVIEPDFVDITPDDVFLQLAPIAFDASTLEIWGALLSGAQLVIPPAGDLSLSSLTTHIRESGVTVLWLTAGLFHQVVDFGLDDLKGLRYLLAGGDVLSTPHVAKALEALPETVLVNGYGPTENTTFTCCHRITAADGPIPIGRAINGTTVTVLDEHLEPSDTGELFTSGDGLAHGYLGRPALTAEKFLPAPGGTRMYRTGDLVHNGPEIEFVGRADRQVKIRGFRIELGEIEAAVAAIPEVAQHCLLIKDTPGGKSIQAAVVLASELSLLDLRRTLGETLPSYAVPSLVTVVDALPLTVNGKVDTKALEAKIGTGRPDLMCDYREPSTPAEKTVVELWSDHLGITGIGADDDFFELGGHSLLGVRIIADLHREFGVEVSPRTFYLNPTPAGMAEAVTQEEAAA